In Halobaculum sp. XH14, a single genomic region encodes these proteins:
- a CDS encoding GtrA family protein has product MTDGSDGDGPGETGASARTASAGRLRGDGALATLASGTRIGQFVSVGVAGATVETLIVALLTAGLAAPPLAAKAVGAETSISLMFLLNDRFTFGEEGGAGLAAAGRRWARSHLVRLGGLAVAFAVLWLLTARTDVRLVIAGADFWPTVANLIGIGVGMVLNYVAESVFTWRVLE; this is encoded by the coding sequence ATGACGGACGGCTCCGACGGCGACGGCCCGGGCGAGACGGGCGCGAGCGCCCGGACCGCCTCCGCCGGCCGCCTACGGGGTGACGGGGCGCTCGCCACGCTCGCCTCGGGGACGCGAATCGGCCAGTTCGTCTCCGTCGGCGTCGCCGGCGCGACGGTGGAGACGCTCATCGTCGCGCTGCTCACGGCGGGGCTGGCGGCGCCGCCACTCGCCGCGAAGGCGGTCGGCGCGGAGACGTCCATCTCGCTCATGTTCCTGCTGAACGACCGGTTCACGTTCGGCGAGGAGGGCGGGGCGGGGCTGGCGGCCGCGGGTCGCCGCTGGGCCCGCTCGCACCTCGTCAGGCTCGGCGGGCTGGCGGTCGCGTTCGCGGTGCTCTGGCTGCTGACCGCGCGGACCGACGTGCGGCTGGTGATCGCCGGCGCGGACTTCTGGCCGACCGTCGCCAACCTCATCGGCATCGGGGTCGGGATGGTGCTGAACTACGTCGCCGAGAGCGTGTTCACCTGGCGCGTGCTGGAGTGA